In Pelorhabdus rhamnosifermentans, one genomic interval encodes:
- a CDS encoding cobalamin B12-binding domain-containing protein, with amino-acid sequence MSNRRIRILVAKPGLDGHDRGAKVLARAFRDAGFEVIYTGCHQSPEQVVSVAIQEDVDVVGLSCLSGAHKFLFPEVAKQLKEKGAEDIIVIGGGIIPEQDMPALYEAGLKEIFTPGTTLDSIVEWINTNVTARA; translated from the coding sequence ATGTCTAATAGAAGAATTCGTATACTTGTGGCTAAACCCGGTCTTGATGGACATGATCGTGGGGCCAAAGTGCTAGCAAGAGCTTTTCGTGATGCTGGTTTTGAAGTAATTTATACAGGGTGCCACCAAAGTCCTGAACAAGTTGTTTCAGTTGCAATTCAGGAAGACGTAGATGTGGTTGGATTAAGCTGTCTATCAGGAGCACATAAGTTTTTGTTCCCTGAAGTAGCTAAACAGTTAAAAGAAAAAGGCGCCGAAGATATTATTGTCATTGGCGGCGGCATTATTCCTGAACAGGATATGCCTGCCTTGTATGAAGCTGGGCTCAAAGAAATCTTTACACCGGGAACGACACTGGATTCAATCGTTGAATGGATCAATACAAATGTGACCGCAAGGGCGTGA
- the meaB gene encoding methylmalonyl Co-A mutase-associated GTPase MeaB: protein MMEDLSKRVLAGDIRAASRLIRNLEDQIPNTHLAMREIFTASSNSHVIGITGAPGAGKSTLTDELIATYRQDKKTIGVLAVDPTSPFSGGAILGDRIRMLRHSEDEAVFVRSLATKGSLGGLSKAVGEGIHVMEALEKEKIIVETCGVGQQEVDIINHAHTVVVVLVPGMGDEIQAIKAGLMEIADIFVINKADRDGAAKLYQELLNIVAMSKKNGSNAKNGWTIPILKVGSVLEPKEFAKSVELLRDKIEEHYKFLIESNLLAERKRRKAAAELNEALWATIFEPVLNELQDQGETEKMVDQLVAREIDPYTLAEEVAQRYMKK from the coding sequence ATGATGGAAGATTTAAGCAAGAGGGTTTTGGCCGGAGACATTCGTGCCGCCTCTCGACTTATTAGAAATTTAGAAGATCAAATACCGAATACGCATCTTGCCATGCGAGAAATTTTTACTGCATCCAGTAATTCCCATGTTATTGGGATTACTGGTGCCCCCGGTGCGGGGAAGAGTACTTTGACAGATGAACTCATTGCGACTTATCGGCAAGATAAAAAAACGATTGGCGTACTTGCTGTGGATCCTACAAGCCCGTTTTCAGGCGGGGCCATATTGGGTGATCGTATTCGTATGCTACGGCATTCGGAAGATGAGGCTGTATTTGTAAGAAGCTTGGCAACGAAAGGATCTTTGGGTGGACTTTCCAAGGCTGTTGGCGAAGGAATTCATGTTATGGAAGCCTTGGAGAAGGAAAAAATCATCGTTGAGACCTGTGGTGTGGGGCAGCAAGAAGTTGATATTATTAACCATGCCCATACAGTAGTTGTTGTGCTTGTACCGGGGATGGGGGATGAAATTCAAGCCATTAAAGCGGGATTGATGGAAATCGCCGATATTTTTGTCATTAATAAGGCTGATCGGGACGGCGCAGCAAAACTCTATCAAGAACTACTCAATATTGTTGCTATGTCTAAAAAGAACGGGTCGAATGCCAAAAATGGCTGGACCATTCCAATTTTAAAGGTTGGCAGTGTCCTTGAGCCCAAGGAATTTGCCAAGAGTGTGGAGCTTTTACGTGACAAGATTGAGGAACATTACAAGTTCTTAATTGAAAGTAATCTGTTAGCAGAACGTAAGCGTCGTAAAGCTGCTGCTGAACTGAATGAAGCCTTGTGGGCGACTATTTTCGAGCCTGTGCTGAATGAATTGCAGGATCAAGGCGAAACGGAAAAGATGGTTGATCAATTAGTTGCCAGGGAGATTGATCCTTATACACTTGCTGAAGAAGTAGCGCAGCGCTATATGAAGAAGTAA
- a CDS encoding M24 family metallopeptidase, translating into MDLTPKAEIDARTAHLQQKLSQQGLDGALILLNSDMFYFAGTVQNAFLYVPAQGESVLMIKRSLQRGKNESPLMNIVAIRSPKEIPTLLASFGYKSLDNVGMELDVLPFNLYQMYKNIFSNAELSDISPAIKEIRVIKSSYEIGFLRKALKVSDEAFKTVPDFLREGMPEIELAALFEAELRKRGFAGCCKLRAFNQEFFYGDVCSGESGFFPSFFDGPIGGPGVCVSHPNGAGWKKVRRNEPVLIDYTSIIQGYTGDQTRMFCIGELSPKLEQAFQAALQIETEVLKIMKPGTPAEEPYLLALKLAEKFGYQDYFMGYKKDRVKFLGHGIGLELDEWPIFAKGFKNPLLPGMTFALEPKFIFPDGAIGIENSFVMTETGPESLSITPEAITYVK; encoded by the coding sequence ATGGATTTGACCCCAAAAGCGGAAATTGATGCAAGGACAGCTCATTTGCAGCAGAAGTTAAGTCAGCAGGGACTTGACGGAGCTCTTATTCTATTAAACAGCGATATGTTTTATTTTGCCGGGACAGTACAAAACGCTTTCCTTTATGTACCAGCTCAGGGCGAATCCGTACTGATGATAAAAAGAAGTTTGCAACGCGGTAAGAATGAATCGCCGCTTATGAATATTGTCGCTATTCGGAGTCCTAAAGAAATTCCAACCCTTCTCGCATCTTTTGGTTACAAAAGCTTGGATAATGTTGGAATGGAATTAGATGTATTGCCTTTTAATCTATATCAAATGTATAAAAATATTTTTTCGAATGCTGAGTTGAGCGATATTTCTCCGGCAATTAAAGAAATTCGTGTCATCAAATCATCTTATGAAATTGGGTTCTTGCGTAAGGCATTAAAAGTTTCTGACGAGGCTTTTAAGACTGTACCTGATTTTTTGCGAGAAGGCATGCCTGAAATTGAACTTGCGGCATTATTTGAAGCGGAATTACGTAAACGTGGTTTCGCTGGTTGTTGTAAGCTGCGTGCTTTCAATCAGGAGTTTTTCTATGGCGATGTTTGTAGCGGTGAAAGTGGCTTTTTCCCGAGCTTTTTTGATGGACCCATTGGTGGACCAGGTGTTTGCGTATCCCATCCCAATGGGGCTGGCTGGAAAAAAGTAAGGCGCAATGAGCCGGTGCTTATTGATTATACGTCAATTATTCAAGGCTATACAGGCGATCAGACTCGGATGTTCTGTATTGGAGAATTGTCACCCAAACTAGAGCAGGCTTTTCAAGCGGCTCTACAGATTGAAACAGAAGTACTTAAAATCATGAAACCAGGTACTCCAGCTGAAGAACCTTATCTCCTGGCGTTGAAATTGGCCGAAAAATTCGGTTATCAAGATTACTTCATGGGTTATAAAAAAGATCGCGTGAAATTCCTGGGCCATGGTATTGGTCTGGAATTAGATGAGTGGCCGATATTCGCTAAGGGATTTAAGAATCCATTATTGCCTGGCATGACATTTGCTCTTGAACCTAAATTTATCTTTCCTGACGGCGCGATTGGAATTGAAAATAGCTTTGTTATGACGGAAACAGGGCCTGAATCATTAAGTATTACTCCTGAGGCTATTACTTATGTGAAGTAG
- a CDS encoding FAD-dependent oxidoreductase, whose product MKKVVIVGGGWAGCAAALAARKAGSDVELFERTDMLLGTGLVGGIMRNNGRFTATEEMIAMGGGDLFKVCDNNSRHKNIEFPGHKHANLYDVSRIEPAVRKTLLDAGVNIHLKSRIKDIVGQNGKIMKVIADVYHSNEVIEATGDAFVDTAGTAGPQVNCMKYGNGCAMCIYRCPTFGPRFSIAAKAGVKEIIGQKADGTFGAMSGSCKLHKDSLAPDVREKLDRTGVCVIPVPSHLQKSMASLGQKACQQYALKEFAENIVLLDTGHAKLMSAYYPLDLLRQIPGCTNARFEDPYSGGIGNSMRYFGMLPRDNSLKVEGLQNVFCGGEKAGLLVGHTEAIVTGTLAGHNAARCAVGLSPIEIPQSLACGDAIAHVREKMQTKEGLTKKYTFSGSVYFESMKEKNLYTTDIQQINTRVQQANMTDFFAIPLAQPHLDAAATKKR is encoded by the coding sequence ATGAAGAAAGTTGTAATTGTTGGCGGCGGCTGGGCAGGTTGTGCTGCAGCACTAGCTGCACGAAAAGCAGGCTCTGACGTAGAATTATTTGAACGAACAGATATGCTGCTTGGCACAGGTCTCGTTGGGGGTATCATGCGGAACAATGGGCGTTTTACTGCAACTGAAGAAATGATTGCCATGGGTGGCGGCGATTTATTCAAAGTCTGTGACAACAATTCTCGACACAAAAACATTGAATTTCCAGGACACAAACATGCTAATTTATATGATGTATCTCGCATTGAACCAGCCGTTCGCAAGACACTGCTTGATGCGGGAGTCAATATTCATTTAAAATCCCGTATCAAAGATATCGTTGGGCAAAATGGAAAAATCATGAAAGTCATTGCCGACGTATATCATAGTAATGAAGTCATTGAAGCGACTGGTGATGCCTTTGTCGACACGGCTGGTACAGCGGGACCCCAAGTAAACTGCATGAAATATGGCAACGGCTGCGCCATGTGTATTTATCGCTGCCCTACTTTCGGACCACGCTTTAGCATTGCTGCCAAGGCTGGTGTAAAAGAAATCATCGGTCAAAAAGCGGATGGTACTTTTGGTGCTATGAGTGGTTCCTGCAAACTTCACAAAGACTCCCTGGCTCCTGACGTAAGAGAAAAACTTGATCGCACAGGTGTCTGTGTTATTCCAGTGCCTTCACACCTGCAAAAAAGTATGGCCTCTCTTGGCCAAAAAGCGTGTCAGCAATATGCCCTGAAAGAATTTGCTGAAAACATTGTCCTGTTAGATACGGGGCATGCTAAACTCATGTCAGCTTATTATCCACTAGACCTGCTGCGCCAAATTCCAGGCTGCACGAATGCCCGTTTTGAAGATCCCTATTCAGGTGGTATTGGTAATTCCATGCGTTATTTTGGTATGCTGCCAAGAGACAATTCCCTGAAGGTAGAAGGACTGCAGAATGTGTTCTGCGGCGGTGAAAAGGCCGGTCTATTAGTTGGCCATACCGAAGCAATTGTAACAGGAACGCTAGCAGGTCATAATGCAGCACGCTGCGCTGTCGGTCTGTCTCCCATTGAAATCCCGCAAAGCCTAGCTTGTGGTGACGCCATCGCTCATGTAAGAGAGAAGATGCAGACCAAAGAGGGTCTAACAAAAAAATATACTTTTTCCGGTTCTGTATATTTCGAAAGCATGAAGGAAAAAAATCTTTACACAACAGATATTCAGCAAATTAACACTCGTGTCCAGCAAGCCAATATGACAGACTTTTTTGCCATCCCCCTTGCACAGCCCCATTTAGACGCAGCTGCCACGAAAAAAAGGTAG
- a CDS encoding CoA transferase subunit A has product MSKPKKITLKEAGALVHDGDQITFSGFTIWRRPVALCYELIRQGKKDLHLFEVQGGYHSDLLVGAGCVKIWEGAWMGQEMLGKIGENLARKQIAGEVLVDDYSHGHTAGRLMAGALGLPFFPCALAMGTDIFNPEYDQLAHAGLRDGKHRNIPAQKYVMAKDPFFGRSDCVLLPAVNPDVALVYAPIVGDEGTVRVLSQSYNDAEVIKASKKVVVICEEIVPDSYLRSDPTANLASGYEIDYIVECPWAAHPTGSQFYYDSDATFLKDYNRNVRSQEAFDKFAKEWIFGVDSHEEYLEKLGVRHLEELRASQIMGYSTRMKRGKR; this is encoded by the coding sequence TTGAGTAAACCGAAAAAAATTACACTAAAAGAAGCCGGTGCACTAGTTCATGATGGTGATCAGATAACTTTTAGCGGTTTTACCATCTGGAGACGTCCGGTAGCACTTTGTTATGAGCTTATTAGACAAGGAAAAAAGGATTTGCATTTGTTTGAGGTCCAAGGCGGCTATCACAGCGATTTACTTGTCGGTGCAGGCTGCGTAAAAATCTGGGAAGGTGCCTGGATGGGGCAAGAAATGCTGGGGAAAATCGGGGAGAACTTAGCCCGTAAGCAGATTGCCGGTGAAGTTCTTGTTGATGACTATAGCCATGGTCATACTGCTGGGCGATTGATGGCAGGGGCCTTGGGACTGCCGTTCTTTCCCTGTGCACTCGCGATGGGGACAGATATTTTTAATCCGGAATATGATCAATTAGCTCATGCAGGTTTAAGAGACGGCAAGCATCGCAATATTCCAGCGCAAAAATATGTCATGGCGAAAGACCCTTTCTTTGGCCGGAGTGATTGTGTGCTGCTACCAGCTGTCAATCCTGATGTGGCGTTGGTTTATGCACCAATTGTGGGTGATGAAGGGACGGTCCGCGTTCTTTCGCAAAGTTATAATGATGCAGAAGTCATTAAAGCTTCAAAAAAAGTCGTCGTTATTTGTGAAGAAATTGTTCCAGACAGTTATTTACGTTCCGATCCTACAGCAAATTTAGCATCTGGTTACGAAATTGACTACATCGTGGAATGTCCTTGGGCTGCTCATCCGACAGGTTCGCAGTTTTATTATGATTCTGATGCAACGTTCCTTAAGGATTATAATCGTAACGTACGGAGTCAGGAAGCTTTTGATAAATTTGCTAAAGAGTGGATTTTTGGCGTTGATTCTCACGAGGAATACTTGGAAAAACTCGGTGTACGTCATTTAGAAGAATTACGTGCCAGCCAAATCATGGGCTATTCAACGCGTATGAAAAGGGGGAAGAGATAA
- a CDS encoding methylmalonyl-CoA mutase family protein: MFTKDVLDKSSELRSKWEDEVRKGVAKHADQKEKWTTVSDLGIKRIYGPEDVKNLDFEKDIAYPGQFPFLRGNQPTGYRGKYWTFRMFAGMGTAVETNKRWHYLLTTGQTGLSTAFDFPTLMGYDSDSSKARGECGKCGVAIDTIEDFGDLIKGIPLDKISTSMTINPPATVLWAMYCASAELQGIPLNKISGTIQNDILKEFIAQKTLMCPPEPSVKLISDTIEFGTKYVPKWNTVSISGYHIREAGATAAQELAFTLRDGIEYVEDAINRKGLQVDQFASRLSFFFNSHIDFFEEIAKMRAARRMWAKIMRDRFGAKDPRSCWMRFHTQTAGCSLTAQQPYNNVVRTATEALAAVLGGTQSLHTNSLDEVLCLPSEHAVQIALRTQQILAEETGVANTIDPLAGSYFVESLTNEMEEKAWEYIHKIDDMGGMIKAIEKGYPQMEISDASYKFQQQIDSKEKVMIGVNKYVEEDEKIDIPLLAIDDSVEKEQLKRLASVKRRRDSRKVSQCLKDLASACKKGDNVMPYCIEAVKNYATVQEICDVYREVYGEYRDPGIF, translated from the coding sequence TTGTTTACCAAAGACGTATTGGATAAATCAAGTGAACTAAGATCAAAATGGGAAGATGAAGTAAGAAAAGGTGTGGCAAAACATGCCGACCAAAAAGAAAAATGGACGACTGTTTCTGATTTAGGCATTAAGAGAATCTATGGCCCAGAAGATGTTAAAAATTTAGATTTTGAAAAGGATATTGCTTATCCTGGACAATTCCCATTCTTACGCGGCAATCAACCAACAGGTTATCGGGGAAAATATTGGACATTTCGTATGTTCGCTGGTATGGGAACGGCTGTTGAGACAAATAAACGTTGGCATTATTTGCTGACTACGGGCCAAACGGGTCTGAGTACGGCATTCGATTTTCCTACTCTTATGGGTTATGATTCCGATTCGTCGAAAGCTAGAGGAGAATGTGGAAAATGTGGCGTAGCCATTGATACGATTGAAGACTTTGGCGACCTCATTAAAGGTATTCCATTGGACAAAATCAGTACTTCTATGACAATTAATCCGCCTGCAACCGTTCTATGGGCTATGTATTGTGCATCAGCCGAATTGCAGGGTATTCCATTGAACAAGATTAGCGGTACGATTCAAAATGATATTCTGAAAGAATTTATTGCTCAGAAAACCTTAATGTGTCCGCCAGAACCTTCTGTCAAACTCATTAGTGATACCATTGAATTTGGTACGAAATATGTGCCAAAATGGAACACTGTGAGTATTAGTGGTTATCATATTAGAGAAGCTGGCGCAACGGCTGCACAGGAATTGGCGTTCACGCTGCGTGATGGTATTGAATATGTGGAAGATGCTATTAACCGTAAAGGTTTGCAAGTGGATCAATTTGCTTCCCGGTTGTCTTTCTTCTTTAATTCGCATATTGATTTCTTTGAAGAAATTGCTAAAATGCGGGCAGCTCGTCGGATGTGGGCCAAGATCATGCGTGATCGTTTTGGTGCTAAAGATCCCCGTTCTTGCTGGATGCGGTTCCATACTCAGACAGCAGGCTGTTCACTGACTGCTCAGCAGCCTTATAATAACGTTGTTAGAACGGCTACAGAAGCGTTAGCTGCTGTTTTGGGCGGCACTCAGTCCCTACATACTAATTCATTAGATGAAGTATTGTGCCTGCCTTCTGAACATGCTGTGCAGATTGCTTTAAGAACGCAGCAAATTCTAGCTGAAGAAACGGGTGTTGCCAATACTATCGATCCTTTAGCAGGTTCCTATTTCGTTGAGTCGCTTACGAATGAAATGGAAGAAAAGGCTTGGGAATATATTCATAAGATTGATGACATGGGTGGCATGATTAAAGCCATCGAAAAAGGCTATCCGCAGATGGAAATATCTGATGCTTCTTATAAATTCCAGCAACAAATAGATTCCAAGGAAAAAGTCATGATTGGTGTTAATAAATATGTTGAAGAAGACGAAAAAATCGATATTCCACTTCTGGCAATTGATGATTCGGTGGAAAAAGAACAGCTCAAACGTTTGGCTTCAGTCAAGAGAAGACGCGACAGCCGTAAAGTATCACAATGCTTGAAAGATCTTGCCAGTGCATGTAAAAAAGGCGACAATGTGATGCCTTATTGTATTGAAGCTGTTAAAAATTATGCAACCGTTCAAGAAATTTGTGATGTTTACCGTGAAGTTTATGGTGAATATCGTGATCCTGGCATATTCTAA
- a CDS encoding CoA-transferase subunit beta, which produces MADSSEYCKPGEFKPIDLLAAAAAREVCDGDVVFAGTGLPMLAITLAQKEQAPNAVCIYEAGSIDGRPLDIPTSVGDARCAYQASKASGLFEAFYGQLHAGYVDLGFLGGAEIDKYGNVNCTVIGDYNHPKKRFTGSGGNSDICSYAKRTVFIMVQEKRRFKEHVDYVTSPGWRVKKWPSGEWASKQEVYGSYFKGGVSTVITDMAVFRFDETGEMYLDTVHPGFTVQDVVDNVGFKLNVSRVSGETLPPTKKQVDLLYNKIDPEGIFLP; this is translated from the coding sequence ATGGCTGACTCTAGCGAATACTGCAAACCTGGCGAATTTAAACCTATCGATTTATTAGCTGCTGCAGCTGCCAGGGAAGTATGTGACGGTGACGTTGTTTTTGCTGGTACCGGGCTTCCCATGCTGGCCATTACATTAGCGCAAAAGGAACAGGCTCCGAATGCTGTCTGTATTTATGAAGCAGGCAGTATTGATGGAAGGCCCTTAGATATTCCAACTTCTGTCGGTGATGCTCGTTGTGCTTATCAGGCTTCGAAGGCTTCAGGATTATTTGAAGCTTTTTATGGACAGCTCCATGCTGGGTATGTTGATCTTGGTTTTCTAGGCGGAGCTGAAATTGATAAGTATGGTAATGTGAATTGCACGGTTATCGGTGATTACAATCATCCGAAAAAGAGATTTACAGGAAGTGGTGGTAACTCCGATATTTGTTCCTATGCCAAACGAACGGTATTTATTATGGTGCAGGAAAAGCGCCGTTTTAAAGAACACGTGGATTATGTAACTTCACCAGGCTGGCGCGTCAAAAAATGGCCATCAGGTGAATGGGCCTCGAAACAGGAAGTTTATGGCTCCTATTTTAAAGGTGGCGTTTCTACTGTTATTACGGATATGGCAGTGTTTCGTTTTGATGAAACAGGAGAAATGTATCTAGATACAGTGCATCCTGGCTTTACTGTTCAGGATGTCGTAGATAATGTGGGCTTTAAACTCAATGTTTCGCGTGTATCAGGAGAAACATTACCACCTACGAAGAAACAGGTTGACTTACTTTATAACAAAATTGATCCTGAAGGCATCTTTTTGCCTTAA